In Roseomonas fluvialis, one genomic interval encodes:
- the dnaA gene encoding chromosomal replication initiator protein DnaA yields the protein MEKPAGSGQPLSAATMGEAWARIRGRLREEVGEVEYRTWLRQMTLAGIDGDEAVVVLPTRFLRDWVRSHYGDRLSALWQQESPAVRRVDVRLGQQRAVPAGEDGDEAAAPDREASARRTGLAEPLATGRGAARVTDARGDWSAPLDPRFTFDTFVVGKPNEFAHACARRVAEKPALPGFNPLFLYGGVGLGKTHLMHAVAWAIRAGEPSRNVAYMSAEKFMYRFIAALRSQSTMEFKESLRSVDVLMVDDLQFLIGKDNTQEEFFHTFNALVDAGKQIVVSADKSPSDLNGLEDRLRTRLGCGMVADIHATTYELRLSILGAKAAAAGVEVPKSVQEYLAHKITSNIRELEGALNRLIAHANLFGRTITLDGVQEVLQDILRAHDRRVTIEEIQRKVAEHYNIRLTDMSSARRARAVARPRQVAMYLAKQLTSRSLPEIGRRFGNRDHTTVMHAVSRISELMQADSAFAEDVELLRRMLET from the coding sequence GCTCTCCGCCGCGACGATGGGCGAGGCCTGGGCACGGATCCGCGGTCGCCTGCGCGAGGAAGTCGGCGAAGTCGAGTACCGGACCTGGCTGCGCCAGATGACGCTCGCGGGCATCGATGGCGACGAGGCCGTGGTCGTGCTGCCGACACGCTTCCTGCGCGACTGGGTCCGCAGCCACTACGGCGATCGGCTGAGCGCGCTGTGGCAGCAGGAGAGCCCGGCCGTGCGGCGCGTCGATGTGCGGCTGGGCCAGCAGCGTGCGGTGCCCGCCGGCGAGGATGGCGATGAGGCGGCAGCGCCGGACCGCGAGGCTTCGGCGCGGCGCACCGGCCTGGCGGAACCGCTTGCCACGGGCCGTGGGGCGGCGCGCGTCACCGATGCGCGGGGTGATTGGTCGGCGCCGCTCGACCCGCGCTTTACCTTCGACACCTTCGTGGTCGGTAAGCCGAACGAATTCGCCCATGCCTGTGCGCGGCGCGTGGCCGAGAAGCCCGCCTTGCCGGGCTTCAACCCGCTGTTCCTGTATGGCGGCGTGGGCCTGGGCAAGACGCACTTGATGCACGCCGTCGCCTGGGCGATCCGGGCGGGAGAGCCGTCGCGCAACGTGGCCTACATGAGCGCCGAGAAGTTCATGTACCGCTTCATCGCCGCGTTGCGCAGCCAGTCGACCATGGAGTTCAAGGAAAGCCTGCGGTCGGTCGACGTGCTGATGGTGGACGACCTGCAGTTCCTGATCGGCAAGGACAACACGCAGGAGGAGTTCTTCCACACCTTCAATGCGTTGGTCGATGCCGGCAAGCAGATCGTCGTCAGCGCGGACAAGTCGCCATCCGACCTGAACGGGCTCGAGGACCGGCTGCGCACACGGCTGGGCTGCGGCATGGTGGCCGACATCCACGCCACGACCTACGAATTGCGCCTGTCGATCCTGGGTGCGAAGGCCGCGGCGGCGGGCGTCGAAGTCCCCAAGAGCGTGCAGGAATACCTCGCGCACAAGATCACGTCGAACATCCGCGAACTGGAAGGCGCGCTGAACCGGCTGATCGCGCATGCCAACCTGTTCGGCCGCACCATCACGCTCGATGGCGTGCAGGAAGTGCTGCAGGACATCCTGCGCGCGCACGACCGCCGCGTCACGATCGAAGAGATCCAGCGCAAGGTCGCTGAACACTACAACATCCGCCTGACCGACATGAGCAGCGCTCGGCGCGCGCGCGCCGTGGCCAGGCCGCGCCAGGTGGCGATGTACCTGGCGAAGCAGCTCACCTCCCGCTCGTTGCCCGAGATCGGCCGGCGCTTCGGCAACCGCGACCACACCACGGTGATGCACGCGGTATCGCGCATCTCGGAACTGATGCAGGCGGATTCCGCCTTCGCCGAGGATGTCGAGCTGCTGCGGCGGATGCTGGAGACGTAG
- the dnaN gene encoding DNA polymerase III subunit beta, whose protein sequence is MKFTVDRAVLLKALAHVQSVVERRNTIPILANVLIDAKTEGSLTLTATDMEIAVVEDVAGVTVARGGRTTAPAATLYEIVRKLADGARIEFDHGGGDGPLSLRAGKFNTTLSVLPVDDFPSMTEGKMPTKFAIKAGVLRDLIDRTRFAISTEETRYYLNGIYLHAAESDGAPVLRAVATDGHRLARVEEPLPEGAKAMPGVIVPRKTVNEVRKLAEETQDEIEIRLSDTKIRFGLGTVSLTSKLIDGTFPEYERVIPRGNDKKLTVPKKDFEEAVARVAAISSERSRPVKLSISRNNLLLSAASPEQGQAQEELDSDTVSYESSPLEIGFQARYLTDITAQIGENVEFLFADGAAPTIVKDAAKPEALYVLMPMRV, encoded by the coding sequence ATGAAGTTCACGGTCGACCGGGCAGTGCTGCTCAAGGCTCTCGCGCATGTGCAGAGCGTTGTGGAACGGCGCAACACCATCCCCATCCTCGCGAATGTGCTGATCGACGCGAAGACCGAGGGCAGCCTCACGCTCACCGCCACCGACATGGAGATCGCGGTGGTCGAGGACGTGGCGGGCGTGACTGTCGCGCGCGGTGGGCGCACCACCGCGCCGGCCGCCACGCTGTACGAGATCGTGCGCAAGCTGGCCGACGGCGCGCGTATCGAATTCGACCATGGCGGCGGCGATGGACCGCTCAGCCTGCGTGCGGGCAAGTTCAACACCACGCTGTCGGTGCTGCCGGTCGACGATTTCCCGTCCATGACCGAAGGCAAGATGCCGACGAAGTTCGCGATCAAGGCCGGTGTGCTGCGCGACCTGATCGACCGCACGCGCTTCGCGATCAGCACCGAGGAAACCCGCTACTACCTGAACGGCATCTACCTGCACGCCGCCGAGAGCGACGGCGCGCCGGTGCTGCGCGCGGTAGCAACCGACGGCCACCGCCTCGCGCGCGTCGAGGAACCGCTGCCCGAAGGTGCGAAGGCGATGCCCGGCGTGATCGTGCCGCGCAAGACGGTGAACGAGGTGCGCAAGCTGGCGGAAGAAACGCAGGACGAGATCGAGATCCGCCTGTCGGACACCAAGATCCGCTTCGGGCTCGGCACCGTCTCGCTGACCAGCAAGCTGATCGACGGCACCTTCCCGGAATACGAGCGCGTGATCCCGCGCGGCAACGACAAGAAGCTGACCGTGCCGAAGAAGGATTTCGAGGAGGCGGTGGCGCGCGTGGCGGCGATTTCGTCGGAGCGCTCGCGGCCGGTGAAGCTGTCGATCTCGCGCAACAACCTGCTGCTCTCGGCTGCCAGCCCGGAGCAGGGCCAGGCGCAGGAGGAGCTCGACAGCGACACCGTGTCGTATGAGAGCAGCCCGCTCGAGATCGGCTTCCAGGCGCGGTACCTGACCGACATTACGGCGCAGATCGGCGAGAATGTGGAGTTCCTGTTCGCGGATGGTGCGGCGCCGACGATCGTTAAGGACGCAGCGAAGCCCGAGGCGCTGTACGTGCTGATGCCGATGCGGGTCTAG
- the recF gene encoding DNA replication/repair protein RecF (All proteins in this family for which functions are known are DNA-binding proteins that assist the filamentation of RecA onto DNA for the initiation of recombination or recombinational repair.) produces MLQDFRSWPVLEAHFTAPIVAIAGDNGVGKTNLLEAISLLGAGRGLRGARMGELGRRADGLARPWAAAGRFATPEGAFDLGTGSDPDGASDRRVFRLDGQAVRTQSDLADRVAAVWLTPQMDRLFQEGASGRRRFLDRLAWALEPTHAREVAAHDNAMTQRNRLLAQGRGDARWLAGLEDAMARHAVAATAARRALAQRLNAVLAAGSATGTFPPARMDLACPIATALADQPALAVEDMLRAALAADRRRDAAAGGAARGAHRADMTLVHLPKDQPADLCSTGEQKALLISTVLAHAALIAEARGFAPLLLLDEVAAHLDTARREALLAALAALPAQVFLTGTEAEVFRPLRGIADIFEARPGILVPSGETGSP; encoded by the coding sequence ATGCTGCAAGACTTCCGCTCCTGGCCGGTGCTGGAGGCGCATTTCACCGCGCCCATCGTCGCCATCGCCGGCGACAACGGCGTCGGCAAGACGAACCTGTTGGAGGCGATCTCGCTGCTCGGCGCCGGCCGTGGCTTGCGCGGTGCGCGCATGGGTGAACTGGGCAGACGGGCCGACGGCCTGGCACGCCCGTGGGCCGCGGCCGGGCGCTTCGCGACGCCGGAGGGTGCCTTCGATCTCGGCACCGGATCAGACCCTGATGGCGCTTCCGACCGCCGCGTCTTCCGCCTGGATGGTCAGGCGGTGCGCACGCAATCCGACCTGGCGGACCGCGTAGCCGCCGTCTGGCTGACGCCCCAGATGGACCGGCTGTTTCAGGAAGGGGCATCGGGCCGACGACGCTTCCTCGACCGGCTCGCCTGGGCGCTTGAGCCAACCCATGCGCGCGAGGTGGCCGCGCACGACAATGCCATGACCCAGCGGAACCGGCTGCTCGCGCAGGGCCGGGGCGATGCGCGTTGGCTGGCGGGGCTGGAGGATGCGATGGCGCGCCATGCCGTCGCCGCCACAGCCGCGCGGCGCGCGCTGGCGCAGCGGCTGAACGCGGTGCTGGCAGCCGGCAGTGCGACCGGCACCTTCCCGCCCGCGCGGATGGACCTGGCCTGCCCGATCGCGACGGCCTTGGCCGACCAGCCTGCGCTGGCCGTCGAGGACATGCTGCGGGCCGCGCTGGCCGCCGACCGCCGGCGCGATGCCGCCGCCGGTGGCGCCGCGCGTGGCGCGCATCGCGCCGACATGACGCTGGTGCACCTGCCCAAGGACCAGCCTGCCGATCTGTGTTCGACCGGCGAACAGAAGGCGCTGCTGATCTCGACCGTGCTGGCCCATGCGGCGCTGATCGCGGAGGCCCGCGGCTTCGCCCCCCTGCTGCTGCTGGACGAGGTGGCGGCGCATCTGGATACCGCACGCCGGGAAGCCCTGCTCGCCGCCCTGGCGGCGCTGCCCGCGCAGGTCTTCCTGACCGGCACGGAAGCCGAGGTTTTCCGCCCTTTGCGGGGCATCGCGGACATCTTCGAGGCGAGACCTGGAATCCTGGTCCCGTCAGGCGAAACCGGGTCGCCTTGA
- the gyrB gene encoding DNA topoisomerase (ATP-hydrolyzing) subunit B, which produces MSEPARPESDAYDSASITVLRGLEAVRKRPGMYIGDTDDGSGLHHMAFEIIDNAVDEAQAGFATSCHVTLNGDGSVTVRDDGRGIPTDIHAEEGISAAEVVLTRLHAGGKFNQNSYKVSGGLHGVGAAVVNALSEWMEVRIWRDGQEHRLRFEHGETVVPCTLVGPSDQPNGTEVTFKPSALTFTKTEFDFTVLERRLRELGFLNSGLAITLRDERHTDVQEAVFKFDGGLVAFVEWLDKGKTPIFAQPISVMSKDHDGMRVEIAVRWNDSYHETMLCFTNNIPQRDGGTHLAGFRQALTRVVGKVAEGLAKKEKFALAGEDMREGLTAVLSVKVPDPKFSSQTKEKLVSSEVQPIVHMAVADALTHWFETHPKEAKDVVSKIMDAAAAREAARKARELTRRKGVLDVSSLPGKLADCQERDPAKSELFIVEGDSAGGSAKQGRDRAFQAILPLKGKILNVERARFDKMLGSQEIGTLITALGTGIGRGEPADGGFDAGKLRYHRIVIMTDADVDGSHIRTLLLTFFFRQMPELLERGHLYIAQPPLYRAKRGNEERYLKDDRALEDYLLEKATGGASIRFFDGRLLTAVDLQTEVEFHRQATSRIRRLAGQVPADIVEQASVVGALTLDADRATAAAQALAARLNALAPENERGWVISSGENGVTLARTVRGVNERHTLDATALRSAEARWLDERRDRLAADFAGGPAVLLLGSNEVSTHGPMQAFDRLIAEGRRGLAIQRFKGLGEMNPDQLWKTTLDPAVRTLLKVRIEDVEDAEQVFSTLMGDLVEPRRDFIVGNALKVANLDV; this is translated from the coding sequence ATGAGCGAGCCCGCGCGTCCCGAATCCGACGCCTACGACAGCGCCTCCATCACCGTGCTTCGCGGCCTCGAAGCCGTGCGCAAGCGGCCTGGGATGTATATCGGCGACACCGATGACGGATCAGGCCTGCACCACATGGCCTTCGAGATCATCGACAACGCGGTCGATGAGGCGCAGGCCGGCTTCGCCACATCCTGCCACGTCACGCTGAACGGCGATGGCAGCGTGACCGTGCGCGACGACGGGCGCGGCATCCCGACCGACATCCACGCCGAGGAAGGCATCTCCGCGGCCGAGGTCGTGCTGACGCGGCTGCATGCCGGCGGCAAGTTCAACCAGAATTCCTACAAGGTCTCGGGCGGCCTGCATGGCGTGGGCGCGGCGGTGGTCAACGCACTGTCCGAATGGATGGAAGTGCGCATCTGGCGCGACGGGCAGGAGCACCGCCTGCGTTTCGAACACGGCGAGACCGTCGTGCCCTGCACGCTGGTCGGCCCGTCGGACCAGCCGAACGGCACCGAGGTGACCTTCAAGCCCTCCGCGCTGACCTTCACCAAGACCGAGTTCGACTTCACGGTGTTGGAACGGCGCCTGCGCGAACTCGGCTTCCTGAATTCGGGCCTGGCCATCACGCTGCGCGACGAACGCCATACCGATGTGCAGGAGGCGGTGTTCAAGTTCGACGGTGGCCTGGTCGCCTTCGTGGAATGGCTCGACAAGGGCAAGACCCCGATCTTCGCGCAGCCGATCAGCGTGATGTCGAAGGATCACGACGGCATGCGCGTCGAGATCGCGGTGCGCTGGAACGACAGCTACCACGAGACGATGCTCTGCTTCACCAACAACATCCCGCAGCGCGACGGCGGTACGCATTTGGCTGGCTTCCGCCAGGCGCTGACGCGCGTGGTGGGCAAGGTGGCCGAGGGGCTGGCGAAGAAGGAGAAGTTCGCGCTCGCCGGCGAGGATATGCGCGAGGGGCTGACCGCCGTTCTCTCGGTGAAGGTGCCGGACCCGAAGTTCAGCAGCCAAACCAAGGAGAAGCTGGTTTCCTCTGAGGTGCAGCCGATCGTGCACATGGCCGTGGCGGATGCGCTGACCCATTGGTTCGAGACGCATCCGAAGGAAGCCAAGGACGTCGTCAGCAAGATCATGGACGCCGCCGCGGCGCGCGAGGCGGCCCGCAAGGCGCGCGAACTCACGCGGCGCAAGGGCGTGCTGGACGTGTCCTCGCTGCCCGGCAAGCTCGCGGATTGCCAGGAACGCGACCCGGCGAAGTCGGAACTCTTCATCGTCGAGGGTGACAGCGCCGGCGGCTCCGCCAAGCAGGGGCGCGACCGCGCCTTCCAGGCGATCCTGCCGCTCAAGGGCAAGATCCTGAACGTCGAGCGCGCGCGCTTCGACAAGATGCTCGGCAGCCAGGAGATCGGCACGCTGATCACGGCGCTCGGCACCGGAATCGGTCGCGGCGAACCGGCCGATGGCGGCTTCGATGCGGGCAAGCTGCGCTACCACCGCATCGTCATCATGACCGACGCGGACGTGGACGGGTCCCACATCCGCACGCTGCTGCTGACCTTCTTCTTCCGCCAGATGCCGGAACTGCTGGAGCGCGGACACCTCTACATCGCGCAGCCGCCGCTCTATCGCGCCAAGCGAGGCAACGAGGAACGCTACCTGAAGGACGACCGCGCGCTCGAGGACTACCTGCTCGAGAAAGCGACCGGTGGCGCGTCGATCCGCTTCTTCGATGGGCGGCTGCTGACCGCGGTGGATCTCCAGACCGAGGTCGAGTTCCATCGCCAGGCGACATCGCGCATTCGACGCCTGGCCGGCCAGGTGCCGGCCGATATTGTCGAACAGGCATCGGTGGTGGGTGCGCTGACGCTCGATGCCGACCGCGCCACCGCGGCGGCGCAGGCGCTCGCCGCGCGGCTGAACGCTCTGGCGCCGGAGAACGAGCGCGGCTGGGTCATCAGCAGCGGCGAGAACGGGGTGACCCTGGCGCGCACCGTGCGCGGCGTGAACGAACGCCACACGCTGGACGCCACCGCGCTGCGTAGCGCCGAGGCGCGCTGGCTGGACGAACGCCGCGACCGCCTGGCGGCCGATTTCGCCGGCGGGCCGGCGGTGCTGTTGCTGGGGTCGAACGAAGTCTCCACGCACGGCCCCATGCAGGCCTTCGACCGGCTGATCGCCGAGGGGCGCCGCGGGCTTGCCATCCAGCGCTTCAAGGGGCTGGGCGAGATGAACCCCGACCAGCTCTGGAAGACCACGCTCGACCCCGCTGTCCGGACGCTTCTCAAGGTACGGATCGAGGATGTGGAGGATGCCGAGCAGGTCTTCTCCACCCTGATGGGCGACCTGGTGGAGCCGCGGCGCGACTTCATCGTCGGCAATGCGCTGAAGGTGGCAAACCTGGACGTGTGA
- a CDS encoding aminotransferase, translating to MSLTNQPDPEERRRVVAQDLQNVMHPILQHKALEKSQMVVTGARGSTITDADGTSYLDAMAGLWCVNIGYGRTELAQIAAEQMEQMAYYPHTAMNLPAARLAEQINTLMGGDYHTYFVNSGSEANEAGFKVARQYAKHEFPGQFRFKTIARHYAYHGTTLATLAAGGMGERKMKFEPFAGEFIHVPAPTCYRCPYGLEYPSCKTACATAIEATIQSEGPQTVAEVIVEPIMSGVGVAVPPDDYLPKVEAICRKYDVLLHVDEVINGFGRTGRMFGHQHYGISPDIMAVAKGIVSAYLPIAATVVKNRVFESFLGEVAESRQVMQVNTYGGHPAAAAVAVRNIEIMLEEKLPERAATMGAYLMDQLQAALWKHGITGDIRGKGLLIGIELVTDRDSKTQLDGALVGGVVEFCKANGVIVGRSGGGSRHSNTIVLSPPLVITRTECDTLVEVLDRALGHTVAKMAGAA from the coding sequence ATGTCGCTCACCAACCAGCCCGATCCCGAGGAACGCCGGCGCGTCGTCGCGCAGGATCTGCAGAACGTCATGCACCCGATCCTCCAGCACAAGGCGCTGGAGAAGTCGCAGATGGTGGTGACCGGCGCGCGCGGGTCGACCATCACCGACGCCGATGGCACGTCGTATCTCGACGCCATGGCCGGGCTGTGGTGCGTGAACATCGGCTATGGCCGCACCGAGCTCGCGCAGATCGCCGCCGAGCAGATGGAGCAGATGGCCTACTACCCGCACACGGCCATGAACCTGCCCGCCGCGCGCCTGGCCGAGCAGATCAACACGCTGATGGGCGGCGACTACCACACCTATTTCGTCAATTCGGGCTCGGAGGCGAACGAGGCCGGCTTCAAGGTGGCGCGGCAATACGCCAAGCACGAATTCCCGGGCCAGTTCCGCTTCAAGACCATCGCGCGCCACTACGCCTATCACGGCACCACGCTCGCCACGCTGGCGGCGGGCGGCATGGGCGAGCGCAAGATGAAGTTCGAACCCTTCGCCGGCGAGTTCATCCATGTCCCGGCGCCGACCTGCTACCGCTGCCCCTACGGCCTGGAATACCCGTCCTGCAAGACGGCCTGCGCGACCGCGATCGAGGCGACGATCCAGTCCGAAGGCCCGCAGACCGTCGCGGAAGTGATCGTCGAACCGATCATGTCCGGCGTCGGCGTCGCGGTGCCGCCCGATGACTACCTGCCGAAGGTCGAGGCGATCTGCCGCAAGTACGACGTGCTGCTGCATGTCGATGAGGTCATCAATGGCTTCGGCCGCACCGGCAGGATGTTCGGCCACCAGCACTACGGCATCAGCCCCGACATCATGGCGGTGGCGAAGGGGATCGTCTCCGCCTACCTGCCGATCGCCGCGACAGTGGTGAAGAACCGCGTGTTCGAATCCTTCCTCGGCGAGGTCGCGGAATCGCGCCAGGTGATGCAGGTGAACACCTATGGCGGGCACCCGGCCGCCGCCGCGGTGGCGGTCCGCAACATCGAGATCATGCTCGAGGAAAAGCTACCCGAGCGCGCCGCCACCATGGGCGCCTACCTGATGGACCAGCTGCAGGCCGCGCTGTGGAAGCACGGCATCACTGGCGATATTCGCGGCAAGGGCCTGCTGATTGGCATCGAACTGGTGACCGACCGTGACTCCAAGACGCAGCTCGATGGCGCGCTGGTCGGCGGCGTGGTGGAATTCTGCAAGGCGAATGGCGTGATCGTCGGGCGCTCCGGTGGCGGGTCGCGACATTCCAACACCATCGTGCTGTCGCCGCCGCTGGTGATCACGCGCACCGAATGCGACACGCTGGTCGAGGTGCTGGACCGCGCGCTGGGCCATACCGTGGCGAAGATGGCCGGCGCCGCCTGA
- a CDS encoding MFS transporter: MPWALLAAACLGMFAASSSGTTRAPFLIDMARDLGASLPLVANLMALTSISWGITSLMAGAASDRWGRRPFLIGGPIGLALCLVGVAASPGYWSVALAVTLAGAFAGGFTGVIMTEASARTVDRQRGRALGWVMAGQSLSLLVGVPLAAWAGSVIGWRGVSLSVGAIALLAALGLFATTLRPVAVRAASAARPTMRGAMTGPVLRLLAMGVAERVCYGVSVVYFATFLQVSYGLTPAGVAIPLAVIALGNILGTVVGGQMADRLPNRLHVFAGAMVGSALIALVLYTWTPGLVTTVAVGFAYIFVNATARPSLMAALANVPDEVRGTVLGLNVTSASFGWLGATAIGGWVMVSFGFAGFGPLAAGSALIGAALALARR, encoded by the coding sequence ATGCCCTGGGCGCTGCTGGCCGCAGCGTGCCTGGGCATGTTCGCCGCGTCATCGAGCGGCACGACGCGCGCGCCGTTCCTCATCGACATGGCGCGCGACCTTGGCGCCAGCCTGCCGCTGGTCGCAAACCTGATGGCGTTGACCTCGATCAGTTGGGGCATCACGTCGTTGATGGCGGGCGCGGCTTCGGATCGCTGGGGGCGGCGGCCCTTCCTGATCGGCGGGCCGATCGGGTTGGCGCTGTGCCTGGTGGGTGTCGCGGCATCGCCGGGCTACTGGAGCGTGGCGCTGGCGGTGACGCTCGCGGGCGCCTTCGCGGGCGGCTTCACCGGCGTGATCATGACCGAGGCCTCGGCCCGCACGGTAGATCGCCAGCGCGGGCGGGCACTCGGCTGGGTCATGGCGGGGCAGTCGCTGTCGCTGCTGGTGGGCGTTCCCCTGGCGGCCTGGGCGGGCAGCGTCATCGGCTGGCGGGGCGTAAGCCTCAGTGTCGGTGCGATCGCGCTGCTGGCGGCGCTGGGGTTGTTCGCCACGACGCTGCGCCCCGTTGCGGTGCGCGCTGCCTCCGCCGCGCGGCCCACCATGCGCGGTGCGATGACCGGCCCGGTGCTGCGGTTGCTCGCGATGGGGGTGGCGGAGCGCGTCTGCTACGGCGTGTCGGTCGTGTATTTCGCGACCTTCCTGCAGGTGTCCTACGGGCTGACGCCGGCCGGCGTGGCGATTCCGCTGGCGGTGATCGCGCTGGGCAATATCCTCGGCACGGTGGTGGGCGGTCAGATGGCGGACCGGCTGCCGAACCGGTTGCATGTCTTCGCCGGCGCGATGGTCGGATCCGCGCTCATTGCGCTGGTGCTCTACACCTGGACGCCGGGTCTTGTGACGACCGTCGCGGTGGGTTTCGCCTACATCTTTGTCAATGCCACCGCGCGACCCTCGCTGATGGCCGCGCTCGCCAACGTACCGGACGAGGTGCGTGGCACGGTGCTCGGGCTGAACGTTACCTCGGCCAGCTTCGGTTGGCTGGGGGCGACCGCCATCGGTGGCTGGGTCATGGTGAGCTTCGGTTTCGCCGGCTTCGGGCCTTTGGCGGCGGGTTCGGCGTTGATCGGCGCGGCGCTGGCGCTGGCGAGGCGCTGA